A window of the Polaribacter sp. HaHaR_3_91 genome harbors these coding sequences:
- a CDS encoding SusC/RagA family TonB-linked outer membrane protein: MKLNITELKFFAFCLLNALTINIGIAQNTPIDNLAIQDSIPANKNEFLKTPFGVFNLSQTTGAVFRISGDELRQTAGDNLSEALRGRVPGLRIIRGTNTPGTNGSYSYVLNGGTPYVLIDGQPRGLQTDLREVDEVIVLSDGTFNSLLGNLGDNGLIYVVTKGGKVSKPTVEVNYQSGFNMATRLPELLSAPEYAEIINQASNNDGLGDIYSAEDIAKYKDGSDPINFPNVNSREEFLKSSSPSNFASLNVYGGKEDLKYSAFLGYSDWEGLEKVGNPINGRNITFRTKIDTRINNLLRTHASVYGKFGKNNRPILDADAMFLWISATPANSFPLKVADSAYVVSNEFQTNLLSELENGGLRTDYTANMIFDIGLDFDFEDYIPGLKYDTYLMMRTYNAHTLSTNNNPGLYTLETTQDDVTGEDITNLILYRQDYQNTGIARSNTAIQRNFAYNGNLSYIKEMKESVLNLNLNHLLYYEPSTNSGNPDRRNLTVNLNGSYALKNKYIAFANLNSSSSSKFIGDNRTKYYPTAGIAWVASNEKFLKDNKNIDYLKFRASYGQVGTEYTSTSLFYLSTWGGGKTNSTMYTGIATQTQNQYGYRQSSTANEEIDWIVYNQMFLGVEMSLFKKLRLDFNYFNIDNKNLITNASALFATALGDNIYLPQLNFSERRNKGFNTNVTFNDTRGDFRYHLSVNAGYNKITGEKIAEVPYPDQYRLQQGESIDNFNAYVSDGLFTAENIDDALPQFGDVQIGDIKYVDQNGDNVIDSRDQTTVGNTTPRFNYGVNVGVEYKGINLDIVGMGVGGYDINLNSISYYQHYGLRNYYGSSKNDLPNGNVFPRLSTIQSDNNQQNSDYWLVDGSYFRISNAELGFTLPESLMSKTAITSVKLFLRGSNLALFSKMKDLDPEDTRSGFFEYPMMRTFVFGATVNF, encoded by the coding sequence ATGAAATTAAATATAACAGAATTGAAATTTTTTGCTTTCTGCTTACTTAATGCTCTAACTATCAATATTGGTATTGCTCAGAATACACCAATAGATAATTTAGCAATTCAAGACTCAATTCCAGCAAATAAAAATGAATTTTTAAAAACACCTTTTGGGGTTTTTAATTTAAGTCAAACAACAGGAGCCGTTTTTAGAATTTCAGGTGATGAACTTCGTCAAACCGCAGGAGATAATCTTTCTGAGGCATTAAGAGGTAGAGTTCCTGGGCTAAGAATTATTAGAGGAACAAATACACCTGGTACAAATGGAAGTTATTCTTACGTATTAAACGGAGGAACTCCATATGTACTAATAGATGGTCAACCAAGAGGGCTTCAAACAGATTTAAGAGAAGTAGATGAAGTTATAGTACTTAGTGATGGTACTTTTAACTCTTTACTAGGAAATTTAGGAGATAATGGACTTATATACGTAGTTACAAAAGGAGGAAAAGTAAGTAAACCTACAGTAGAAGTTAATTATCAAAGTGGTTTTAATATGGCAACTCGTTTACCAGAATTATTATCAGCTCCAGAATATGCAGAGATAATAAATCAAGCATCTAATAATGATGGTTTGGGAGATATTTATAGTGCTGAAGATATCGCAAAATATAAAGATGGATCTGACCCTATAAACTTTCCAAATGTAAATTCTAGAGAAGAGTTCTTAAAGTCAAGTTCACCTTCTAACTTTGCTTCGTTAAATGTATATGGTGGAAAAGAAGATTTAAAATACAGTGCCTTTTTAGGGTATTCAGATTGGGAAGGTTTAGAAAAAGTAGGAAATCCAATAAACGGTAGAAATATTACCTTTAGGACTAAAATAGATACACGTATTAACAATTTACTTAGAACACATGCTAGTGTTTATGGAAAATTTGGAAAGAACAATAGACCTATTCTTGATGCAGATGCTATGTTTTTATGGATTTCTGCTACACCTGCAAATTCATTTCCTTTAAAAGTAGCAGATTCTGCATATGTGGTAAGTAACGAATTTCAGACCAATTTACTTTCAGAGTTAGAAAATGGAGGTTTAAGAACAGATTATACAGCCAATATGATTTTTGATATAGGATTAGATTTTGATTTTGAAGATTATATTCCTGGTTTAAAGTATGATACTTATCTAATGATGAGAACGTACAATGCCCATACTTTATCAACAAATAACAACCCTGGTTTATACACTTTAGAAACAACACAAGACGATGTTACTGGAGAAGATATTACTAATCTAATTTTGTATAGACAAGATTATCAAAACACAGGTATTGCAAGGTCAAACACTGCAATACAAAGAAATTTTGCTTATAATGGTAATCTTAGTTATATAAAGGAAATGAAGGAAAGTGTTTTGAATTTAAACTTAAATCATCTTTTATATTATGAGCCTAGCACAAATTCAGGAAACCCAGATAGACGTAATTTAACGGTTAACTTAAACGGTTCGTATGCATTAAAAAATAAATATATTGCATTTGCAAACTTAAATTCAAGTAGTAGTTCTAAATTTATAGGAGATAATAGAACTAAATACTATCCAACAGCTGGAATCGCTTGGGTAGCATCCAATGAAAAATTCTTAAAGGACAATAAAAATATTGATTATCTTAAATTTAGAGCTTCTTATGGGCAAGTAGGTACAGAATATACATCTACTTCACTATTTTATTTAAGCACATGGGGTGGAGGTAAAACAAACAGTACAATGTATACAGGTATAGCAACTCAAACTCAAAATCAATATGGATATAGACAAAGTAGTACAGCTAATGAAGAAATAGATTGGATAGTGTACAACCAAATGTTTCTTGGTGTAGAAATGAGTTTGTTTAAGAAATTGAGACTTGATTTTAATTATTTTAACATTGATAATAAAAATTTAATAACTAATGCAAGTGCTCTTTTTGCAACTGCATTAGGTGATAACATTTATTTACCACAATTAAATTTTTCTGAAAGAAGAAATAAAGGTTTCAATACTAATGTTACATTTAACGATACTCGTGGAGATTTTAGATACCACCTAAGTGTTAATGCTGGTTATAATAAAATTACAGGAGAAAAAATTGCTGAAGTACCTTATCCAGATCAGTATAGATTACAACAAGGTGAATCAATAGATAATTTTAATGCTTATGTAAGTGATGGCCTTTTTACTGCAGAAAATATTGATGATGCTTTACCTCAGTTCGGAGATGTACAAATTGGTGATATTAAATATGTAGATCAAAATGGTGATAATGTTATTGATTCTAGAGATCAAACAACCGTAGGAAATACTACACCAAGATTTAATTACGGTGTTAATGTAGGAGTTGAATATAAAGGAATCAACTTAGATATTGTAGGAATGGGTGTTGGAGGTTATGATATAAATCTTAACTCAATATCTTACTATCAACATTATGGTTTAAGAAACTATTACGGTAGCTCTAAAAACGATCTTCCTAATGGAAATGTATTCCCTAGATTAAGTACTATACAAAGTGACAATAATCAACAAAATTCAGATTATTGGCTAGTAGATGGAAGTTATTTTAGAATTTCTAATGCTGAGTTAGGATTTACGCTACCAGAATCATTGATGTCAAAAACAGCAATTACAAGTGTAAAATTATTTTTAAGAGGAAGTAATTTAGCATTGTTTAGTAAAATGAAAGATTTAGATCCAGAAGATACTAGATCAGGATTTTTTGAATATCCAATGATGAGAACATTTGTTTTTGGAGCTACGGTAAATTTTTAA
- a CDS encoding TonB-dependent receptor — protein MKKLNLLLLLISISWGSFSQDIIKGIVKDSGGIPLPGVSVVEKGTQNGTSTDFDGVYQVKVSPNATLVFSYIGFKEQEIKVTGKSSLNITMIEDTESLAEIVIIGYGQQKKESVLGAISQIKGEDIVESGSPNMVNALNGISPGLNIVQSSGQPGKEDGEIYIRGNADPLILVDGVEVVGGFSNIDTRDVESISVLKDGSATAVYGIRGSNGVIIITTKRGKIGRPKISVTSEFTLKLVPEGPDVLDAFTAQSALNTGILNDQAYASGYSTEADLAHWKQGDFPYMYPDVNWDDTLIKSHATSFNQTISIRGGTEFVKYYASAGYLQEGDITKTDQLFNYDPEYKFSRYSFRGNLDFSLTKTTTLKTSISSRLEDTNEPGNGSNLSDAFLALYTLAPGSVIPYYPASVMEQYPDPLYPGLAEVRIGEGPNAYGSLNRSGSANTIKTVFSVDLELQQKLDFITKGLAFNAKYNFISSYGSKSQITYDGSISSQQEAYTLLRDGTWSSQEGIDYERPLYYIQGSESVNGNQEISYIKTHLSYDRSFGKHNVTGLALFSRNEKTTNVDFPFFNEDYVGRFTYNYDTRYFIEASGSYNGDETFARGYRFKFFPSFAGGINLAKEKFVMNTFPTLNNFKIRYSYGQTGSKAGLGNNRWVYDTFYDYASSTAEKRPGSRYFFGELVDNSLSVLKITQLGSPELTWATDTKQNIGVDFGLFNNKISGFIEFFKQNRDGLIQRLDKDISALHGLDTSKPYANVGASESHGYEVSLTYKNKTESGLNYSLTGFYGFNENRVLSSPADGSGTPEYATVAGKPSGTTGLLQADGYFQNIDEVVNYPSSAGDPALGDYRYIDYNADGSIVATDIGDQIRFDIPKSAKHSYSFKLAASYKKWSANAMINGVSGHLGIIDSDIAYALPEGAASGRVEQLDYWTPTNTNAQYPALHSETDPNTANSTARIISLDYIKLRSMNIGYNFDMSNSKRISDLKIYINGNNLFTISDIDYGDPEGNDPGAYPILRRFTLGLNLNF, from the coding sequence ATGAAAAAACTCAACTTATTATTATTATTAATATCCATTTCTTGGGGTTCGTTTTCTCAAGATATAATTAAAGGAATTGTAAAGGATTCAGGAGGAATTCCTTTACCAGGAGTTAGTGTGGTCGAAAAAGGAACACAAAACGGAACAAGTACAGATTTTGATGGAGTATATCAAGTTAAGGTTTCTCCAAATGCTACTTTAGTTTTTTCTTACATTGGTTTTAAAGAGCAAGAAATAAAGGTAACTGGAAAATCTAGTTTAAACATTACAATGATAGAAGACACAGAAAGTCTTGCTGAAATTGTAATTATAGGTTACGGACAGCAAAAAAAAGAAAGTGTCCTTGGAGCTATAAGTCAAATAAAAGGAGAAGATATAGTAGAGTCTGGTTCTCCAAATATGGTAAATGCTTTAAATGGTATTTCACCAGGTCTTAACATTGTTCAAAGTTCAGGGCAACCAGGAAAAGAAGATGGTGAAATTTATATTCGTGGTAATGCAGACCCATTAATACTTGTAGATGGTGTAGAAGTTGTTGGAGGGTTCTCAAACATTGACACAAGAGATGTAGAAAGTATTAGTGTATTAAAGGATGGTTCTGCAACTGCCGTTTATGGAATTAGAGGTTCAAATGGAGTTATCATAATTACAACTAAACGTGGTAAAATAGGAAGACCTAAAATTAGTGTTACCAGTGAGTTTACTCTAAAATTAGTGCCAGAAGGACCAGATGTATTAGATGCTTTTACAGCTCAAAGTGCATTAAATACAGGAATTCTAAATGATCAAGCATATGCGAGTGGTTATAGTACAGAAGCGGATTTAGCACATTGGAAACAAGGTGATTTCCCATACATGTATCCAGATGTAAATTGGGATGATACACTTATCAAAAGTCATGCAACAAGTTTTAATCAAACGATTTCTATACGTGGTGGAACAGAATTTGTAAAATACTATGCTTCTGCAGGTTATTTACAAGAAGGAGATATTACAAAGACCGACCAACTTTTTAATTATGATCCTGAATATAAGTTTAGCAGGTATTCATTTAGAGGGAATTTAGATTTTTCTTTAACTAAAACAACAACACTAAAAACAAGTATTAGTAGTCGTTTAGAAGATACTAATGAACCTGGAAATGGAAGTAATTTATCTGATGCTTTTTTAGCTTTATACACATTAGCTCCTGGAAGTGTTATACCTTATTATCCGGCATCTGTTATGGAACAATATCCGGATCCTTTATATCCTGGACTTGCAGAAGTAAGAATTGGGGAAGGACCTAATGCTTATGGTTCTCTTAATAGAAGTGGTAGTGCAAACACTATAAAAACTGTTTTTTCAGTAGATCTTGAATTACAGCAAAAATTAGATTTCATCACAAAAGGACTAGCTTTTAACGCGAAGTATAATTTTATAAGCAGCTACGGTAGTAAAAGCCAGATCACTTATGATGGGTCTATTTCTTCTCAACAAGAGGCTTATACATTACTCCGTGATGGAACTTGGTCATCACAAGAAGGTATAGATTATGAACGTCCGTTATATTATATACAAGGGAGTGAAAGTGTTAATGGAAATCAAGAAATTAGTTATATAAAAACTCATTTAAGCTATGATCGTTCATTTGGGAAACATAATGTAACAGGTTTAGCACTTTTTAGTAGAAATGAAAAAACAACTAATGTAGATTTTCCTTTTTTTAATGAAGATTATGTAGGGCGTTTTACCTATAATTATGACACACGTTATTTTATAGAAGCAAGTGGTTCATATAATGGAGATGAAACATTTGCAAGGGGATATAGGTTTAAGTTTTTTCCATCTTTTGCTGGTGGTATAAATTTGGCAAAAGAAAAATTTGTTATGAATACTTTTCCAACTCTAAACAACTTTAAGATAAGATATTCATATGGACAAACAGGTTCTAAAGCAGGTTTAGGTAATAATAGATGGGTATATGATACTTTTTATGATTATGCATCTTCAACTGCAGAAAAAAGACCAGGTTCTAGGTATTTCTTTGGGGAATTGGTAGATAACTCACTTTCAGTACTTAAAATCACTCAATTAGGTAGCCCTGAATTAACTTGGGCTACTGATACCAAACAAAATATTGGGGTAGACTTTGGTCTTTTTAATAACAAAATATCAGGATTTATTGAGTTTTTTAAACAAAATAGAGATGGATTAATCCAAAGACTTGATAAAGATATTTCTGCATTGCATGGTCTTGATACAAGTAAACCTTATGCAAATGTAGGAGCTTCTGAAAGCCATGGATATGAAGTGTCTTTAACTTATAAAAACAAAACCGAAAGCGGACTAAACTACTCTTTAACTGGTTTTTACGGATTTAATGAAAATCGTGTTTTATCAAGTCCAGCGGATGGTAGTGGAACCCCAGAATACGCAACTGTAGCAGGTAAACCAAGTGGAACAACTGGATTATTACAAGCAGATGGGTATTTCCAAAATATTGATGAAGTAGTCAATTACCCAAGCTCTGCAGGTGACCCCGCGTTAGGAGATTATAGATATATAGATTACAATGCAGACGGATCTATAGTGGCAACAGATATAGGAGATCAAATAAGATTTGATATACCTAAATCAGCTAAACATAGTTATAGTTTTAAATTAGCAGCTTCGTATAAAAAATGGTCTGCGAATGCTATGATTAACGGAGTTTCAGGGCATCTAGGTATTATTGACTCTGATATTGCCTACGCTTTACCAGAGGGGGCTGCTTCAGGACGTGTTGAACAATTAGATTATTGGACACCTACTAATACCAATGCTCAGTATCCTGCGCTACATTCAGAAACAGACCCTAATACAGCAAATAGTACAGCAAGAATTATATCTTTAGATTATATTAAATTGAGAAGTATGAATATTGGGTATAATTTTGACATGAGTAATAGTAAAAGAATAAGTGATTTAAAGATATATATCAACGGAAATAATCTTTTTACCATTTCTGACATTGATTATGGAGATCCAGAAGGAAATGATCCTGGTGCTTATCCAATATTAAGAAGATTTACTCTAGGGCTAAACTTAAATTTTTAA
- a CDS encoding RagB/SusD family nutrient uptake outer membrane protein produces the protein MKLTNKILTIITLTIGITSCSEFLEDEIQYTREEVVTTSGLKSRGIIDDIYTDYSFRYTTDFSNEYLTDNGVANDTETILATGYWGPTNNPYNYVWQQSYDNIRQIYQYIDLVHNQDLQVYLSEGNQILNERLIDRYYGEALFLKAWAEWELLKVFGGPSESGEMLGFPIVNGILENEEYASLSRNTYDECVTQIMEDLDIAIAKLPLVYEGDENANPAFSATETGRASGLAAYALKAKVALYAASPAFNPSNDLSKWELAASYAQELIVQNGGLRSLQSFDFDNETNSDHIWRMRNDRNNNALEKSLYPPSLFGSGSVNPSQNLIDAFPDANGYPIDNGLSTYNNTVPYVSRDERFYKFVFYNDDQCFESADCSDFNALEIYEGGMDYYGGFNNSLGTRTGYYLKKYLNNLNFDPSVTTAVTTTLPKVYVQLELNDIYLGYAEALNEAFGEPSILPAGFNFTAKEVLAKIRQRAGLSTDPYLDISAANQSDFRNLLKNERRIELCFAGERFHDLRRWKDIDNIEDIKGVKISKNSDDTFSFENIDVERRNYEAKNYYLPLPYSELLINTNLKQNQGW, from the coding sequence ATGAAATTAACAAATAAGATTTTAACAATTATTACCTTGACAATAGGTATTACAAGCTGTAGTGAATTTTTAGAAGATGAAATTCAATATACTAGAGAGGAAGTAGTTACAACTTCAGGCTTGAAATCAAGAGGTATCATAGACGATATTTATACAGATTATTCATTCCGATATACTACAGATTTTTCAAATGAATATTTAACAGATAATGGTGTTGCAAACGATACGGAAACAATATTGGCAACTGGCTATTGGGGCCCAACTAATAATCCATATAATTATGTTTGGCAACAGTCTTACGATAATATTAGACAAATATATCAATACATAGATCTTGTTCATAATCAAGATTTACAAGTTTATCTATCTGAAGGAAATCAAATATTAAATGAAAGATTAATAGATAGATATTATGGTGAGGCACTTTTTTTAAAAGCATGGGCAGAATGGGAGTTACTTAAAGTATTTGGTGGTCCTTCTGAAAGCGGAGAAATGTTAGGATTTCCTATTGTAAATGGGATATTAGAAAATGAAGAATATGCAAGTTTGAGTAGAAATACTTATGATGAATGTGTAACTCAGATTATGGAAGATTTAGATATTGCCATTGCAAAGTTGCCTCTTGTATATGAAGGAGATGAAAATGCGAACCCTGCTTTTAGTGCAACAGAAACGGGTAGAGCAAGTGGTCTAGCGGCATATGCATTAAAAGCAAAAGTAGCATTATATGCTGCAAGTCCAGCTTTTAATCCATCTAACGACCTTTCTAAGTGGGAGCTAGCTGCAAGTTATGCGCAGGAGTTAATCGTTCAAAATGGAGGTTTAAGAAGCTTACAGTCTTTCGATTTTGATAATGAAACTAATTCAGATCATATTTGGAGAATGCGTAATGATAGAAATAATAACGCATTAGAAAAAAGTTTATATCCACCGTCTTTATTTGGATCAGGTTCGGTAAATCCATCTCAAAACTTAATTGATGCTTTTCCAGATGCTAATGGATATCCTATTGATAACGGTTTAAGTACGTATAACAATACAGTTCCTTATGTTTCAAGAGACGAAAGATTTTATAAGTTTGTATTCTATAATGATGATCAATGTTTTGAATCTGCTGATTGTTCAGATTTTAATGCACTAGAAATTTATGAAGGTGGTATGGATTATTATGGAGGGTTTAATAATTCTTTAGGAACAAGAACAGGATATTATTTAAAAAAATATTTAAATAATTTAAACTTTGATCCATCAGTAACTACTGCTGTTACAACAACTTTACCTAAAGTATATGTTCAGTTAGAACTAAATGACATCTATTTAGGATATGCTGAAGCATTGAATGAAGCTTTTGGAGAACCAAGTATATTGCCTGCTGGGTTTAACTTTACAGCAAAAGAAGTTTTAGCTAAAATAAGACAAAGAGCAGGGTTATCTACAGATCCATATTTAGATATTTCGGCTGCAAATCAGTCAGATTTTAGAAATTTATTAAAAAATGAGAGACGTATAGAATTGTGTTTTGCAGGTGAAAGGTTTCACGATTTAAGAAGGTGGAAAGATATTGACAACATAGAAGACATTAAAGGAGTTAAGATTAGTAAAAATTCTGATGATACTTTTTCATTCGAAAACATCGATGTGGAAAGAAGAAATTATGAAGCTAAAAATTATTATCTTCCATTACCATACAGTGAATTATTGATAAATACTAATTTGAAACAAAACCAAGGTTGGTAA
- a CDS encoding DUF1735 domain-containing protein: MKKNILKSIAKLLVLIVGLSITSCYDDFVENEFDFTSVYLPHEQIDRSFIMGEGMRIGVGAVLGGRLDNTEDVEITFSLDDDLVTNAGKSVLPSNYYELVDSEGNPSNNKIIIPAGEVQGFVYVKADSINFLGDALSLGNNYALGFTLENVVNADSILVDTESTKYKSSLITFTYINQLYGHYFQKGQVVKTEGASEETITYVGDINNNENVELTMVSPNTVQCNGLALLRESDKKMNLVIADDNSITIESIAGAVVVTDNDGSFYDPATRTITLNYSFESNGATYVANDVLEFRNREVDGVNQIGI, translated from the coding sequence ATGAAGAAAAATATATTAAAATCTATAGCTAAACTATTAGTGCTTATTGTAGGATTAAGTATCACGTCATGTTATGATGATTTTGTTGAAAACGAATTTGATTTCACTTCAGTTTATTTACCACACGAACAAATTGACCGTAGTTTTATTATGGGAGAAGGAATGAGAATAGGTGTAGGTGCTGTATTAGGAGGAAGATTAGATAATACAGAAGATGTAGAAATAACTTTTTCATTAGATGATGATTTAGTAACAAATGCAGGTAAATCTGTATTACCTAGCAACTATTATGAATTGGTTGATAGTGAAGGAAATCCATCAAATAATAAAATTATTATTCCTGCTGGAGAAGTTCAAGGTTTTGTGTATGTAAAAGCAGATTCTATTAATTTCTTAGGAGATGCATTATCATTAGGAAATAATTATGCTTTAGGATTTACGTTAGAGAATGTTGTAAATGCAGATTCTATTTTAGTTGATACAGAGTCAACTAAATATAAGTCATCATTAATTACATTTACTTATATCAACCAATTATATGGTCATTATTTTCAAAAAGGTCAAGTTGTGAAAACGGAAGGTGCCTCAGAAGAGACAATTACTTACGTTGGTGACATTAATAATAATGAAAATGTAGAGTTAACTATGGTATCTCCTAATACTGTACAATGTAATGGTCTTGCTCTTTTAAGAGAGTCTGATAAAAAAATGAATCTTGTAATTGCAGATGATAACTCAATTACAATCGAGAGTATTGCTGGAGCAGTTGTTGTAACAGATAATGATGGTTCTTTTTATGATCCTGCTACACGCACAATAACACTTAATTATTCTTTTGAATCTAACGGAGCTACTTATGTAGCAAATGATGTTTTAGAGTTCAGAAATAGAGAAGTTGATGGTGTAAATCAAATAGGTATATAG
- a CDS encoding RagB/SusD family nutrient uptake outer membrane protein: MRKIKYTFALIMTVFIISCEDYLDQSEEAEGLTENAIFNDIVLTRDFFDGAFTYYLSEVSVVNQSPDILPGMTMSGEGYPGRTASPVPETYQFYAQGDYLSLMNRTSGSDTTPNFVSRYFFCFKGIRIVNTFLENADNIPNSTEEEINYLKGQAYFLRASFYHLLTKRHGGLIYLKETLSVSQPLTSKRESYESNLSDMLDDIELAIELLPVSWSTESVGRPTRGVAMALKSRLTLFAASPLANETNDDQKWIDAATAASDLINFANANGLYTLANASAASTLDVDRDGADLLVAEPTALQPYRNIFVGSGIQKTIPSEVIFMEANQKFFTFGGILNPTPRLSLTVGFDIIKFNNNPMNIGALANFIEKFETKNGLAIEDDPSYNSQDPFINRDPRFYNNILFDGVPWTTTTAGPKNDTPFVDLAVINEEGNYGKDLDDPSRTTSPLIVYNLTGLRIRKWIPNGAYWRTGNAGNFSYHVNNIIYRMPEVYLNYAEAVNEVYGPNGVAPGGTLTAVGAINLLRNRVGMPNVAAKYTGSKEGFRERIRNERAIELCFEGFRYDDLRRWKTAHLEENKKVEFLKMRWQGGKSATYPSGFSYENEEQTQLRKTFNDNNYWWPIPPSEIEAVPSFEQTEGW; encoded by the coding sequence ATGAGAAAAATAAAATATACATTCGCTTTAATCATGACAGTTTTTATTATTAGCTGTGAAGATTATTTAGATCAATCAGAGGAAGCTGAAGGATTGACCGAAAATGCCATTTTTAATGATATTGTTTTAACAAGAGACTTTTTTGATGGTGCTTTTACGTATTACCTTTCAGAAGTAAGTGTCGTAAATCAAAGTCCAGATATTCTTCCTGGTATGACAATGTCTGGAGAAGGATACCCAGGTAGAACAGCATCACCTGTACCTGAAACATATCAATTTTATGCTCAAGGAGATTATTTAAGCTTGATGAATAGAACTAGTGGATCAGATACTACCCCAAACTTTGTTTCTAGATACTTTTTTTGTTTTAAAGGAATTAGAATTGTGAATACTTTTCTTGAGAACGCAGATAACATTCCTAATTCTACTGAAGAGGAAATTAATTATTTAAAAGGACAAGCGTATTTTTTAAGAGCTTCTTTTTATCACTTGTTAACGAAGCGTCATGGAGGACTTATTTATTTAAAAGAAACCTTAAGTGTAAGTCAACCCTTAACGTCTAAAAGAGAAAGTTATGAGAGTAACTTGTCAGATATGTTAGATGATATAGAATTAGCTATAGAATTATTACCTGTTTCGTGGTCAACAGAGAGTGTAGGTAGACCAACAAGAGGTGTTGCTATGGCTTTAAAATCTAGACTTACATTATTTGCCGCGAGTCCATTAGCAAATGAAACTAACGATGATCAAAAATGGATAGACGCTGCAACAGCAGCTTCAGATTTAATTAACTTTGCAAATGCAAATGGTTTATATACACTTGCAAATGCAAGTGCAGCAAGTACCTTAGATGTTGATAGAGATGGAGCAGACCTTTTAGTTGCAGAACCAACTGCTTTGCAACCTTATAGAAATATTTTTGTAGGATCTGGTATACAAAAAACAATTCCTAGCGAAGTAATATTTATGGAAGCAAATCAAAAATTCTTTACTTTTGGAGGTATTCTTAATCCTACACCAAGACTTAGTTTAACTGTAGGTTTTGATATTATAAAATTCAACAATAACCCAATGAATATTGGAGCACTTGCTAATTTTATTGAGAAATTTGAAACTAAAAATGGTTTGGCAATTGAAGATGATCCATCTTATAATTCACAAGACCCATTTATTAATAGAGATCCAAGGTTTTATAATAATATATTGTTTGATGGTGTACCATGGACAACAACAACTGCAGGTCCTAAAAATGATACACCTTTTGTAGATTTAGCAGTAATAAATGAAGAGGGAAATTATGGTAAAGATTTAGACGATCCTTCTAGAACGACTTCTCCACTAATTGTTTACAATTTAACAGGATTGCGTATTAGAAAATGGATACCTAATGGAGCGTATTGGAGAACAGGTAATGCAGGAAATTTCAGTTATCATGTTAATAACATTATATACAGAATGCCAGAAGTGTATTTAAACTATGCAGAGGCAGTTAACGAAGTATATGGGCCAAATGGAGTTGCTCCTGGAGGAACATTAACAGCTGTAGGTGCAATTAACCTTCTTAGAAATAGAGTTGGTATGCCAAATGTAGCTGCAAAATATACAGGTTCTAAAGAAGGTTTTAGAGAAAGAATTAGAAATGAGCGTGCTATTGAGTTGTGTTTTGAAGGTTTTAGATATGATGATTTAAGAAGATGGAAAACTGCACATTTAGAAGAAAATAAAAAAGTGGAGTTTTTAAAGATGCGTTGGCAAGGTGGTAAGTCTGCAACATATCCTTCTGGTTTTAGTTATGAAAATGAAGAACAGACTCAATTAAGGAAAACGTTTAATGATAACAACTATTGGTGGCCAATTCCACCTTCAGAAATTGAAGCAGTGCCTTCTTTTGAACAAACGGAAGGATGGTAA